In Paralichthys olivaceus isolate ysfri-2021 chromosome 13, ASM2471397v2, whole genome shotgun sequence, the following are encoded in one genomic region:
- the tcaim gene encoding T-cell activation inhibitor, mitochondrial, with protein sequence MISYSAAPAMSVSSLLRCSLRLERKHVATRLVQQRALSGADTVNALRPFYFAVHPDFFGQHPREREVNENSLKRLNGYLENLQKTGSRSVQPMKLTFYVRDTKDNSDMQPDLLVPGFRSVSFTLHTHDVLSTVINVLKSCSLSVEHMKGLKASAETSQNPREAGVPFYRPIKWDKSYYTFTGFRDPEQELQQARKIEPTLSLWLRKNEPEATKKLNASLPRREELNRLKRELCHKFDLAGFRWQRSWGVAHRCSQLQSLSRLSQQSPEALIHLQGHTVMFADQSGMNASGHVMLGTMDVHHQWTKLFQQLHSYRSLQQQTDWLKERISLLLGGAQVVYMERLGPVQPITEHYSTLSTFHKSLMSRHLRLHPRSLQGLTMLLRNDRSNLSLHEMGHFIIPTNCDPPKLQVFLQSHAHEARQRTQCKKQLQAEEDAVVKQCLQSLSLRSLSKEPSVSSSQMILCCKRLLEQRSPLMQGLHIRVSHFYSVMQDGDLCLPWDWKS encoded by the exons ATGATTTCATACTCAGCAGCACCAGCGATGTCTGTGAGCTCGCTCCTGCGGTGCAGCCTCAG GCTGGAGAGGAAACATGTGGCCACACGTTTGGTCCAGCAGAGAGCTCTGTCAGGGGCAGATACTGTCAACGCACTCAGACCATTTTACTTTGCTGTCCATCCAGACTTCTTTGGTCAACATCCCAGAGAACGG GAAGTGAATGAGAACTCATTAAAGAGACTTAATGGCTATCTGGAAAACTTGCAGAAGACTGGCTCACGCTCAGTTCAGCCAATGAAGCTCACCTTTTATGTCAGGGACACGAAAGACAACAGTGATATGCAGCCAGACCTCCTCGTCCCAG GGTTCCGGTCAGTGAGCTTCACCCTACACACACATGATGTCTTGAGCACAGTGATCAATGTGTTAAAGTCCTGCAGCCTGTCTGTGGAGCACATGAAAGGACTGAAAGCAAGTGCAGAGACATCTCAAAATCCTCGTGAGGCAGGAGTGCCTTTCTATAGACCCATCAAATGGGATAAGAGCTACTACACCTTCACTGGTTTCAGGGACCctgagcaggagctgcagcaggccAGGAAAATTGAGCCTACACTCAG cttGTGGCTGAGAAAAAATGAGCCTGAAGCAACAAAGAAGCTCAATGCTAGTCTTCCTCGGAGAGAGGAGCTGAACAGACTGAAGAGGGAGCTGTGTCACAAGTTTGATCTGGCTGGTTTCAG GTGGCAGCGCAGCTGGGGAGTGGCCCACAGATGCTCTCAGCTTCAGAGTCTGAGCCGTCTGTCACAGCAGAGCCCAGAGGCCCTGATCCACCTGCAAG GACACACGGTTATGTTTGCTGACCAGTCAGGGATGAATGCCTCTGGACACGTCATGCTGGGAACCATGGACGTTCATCATCAGTGGACCAAA CTGTTTCAGCAGCTGCACAGCTATCGtagcctgcagcagcagaccgACTGGCTGAAGGAGAGGATCAGCCTCCTGCTGGGTGGTGCTCAGGTGGTCTACATGGAGAGACTGGGACCAGTTCAGCCTATCACTGAGCATTACAGCACCCTCAGCACCTTCCATAAGAGCCTGATGTCCCGACACCTTCGACTGCACCCCAGAAGCCTGCAGGGGCTCACCATGTTATTGAGGAA TGATCGCTCTAACCTTAGTCTGCATGAGATGGGGCACTTCATCATCCCAACCAACTGTGACCCTCCCAAGCTGCAGGTCTTCCTCCAGAGCCACGCCCACGAGGCCAGACAGCGCACCCAATGCAAAAAACA GCTGCAGGCAGAGGAGGATGCTGTGGTGAAGCAGTGTCTCCAGAGTCTGTCTCTGAGGAGTCTATCCAAGGAGCCCAGTGTCAGTTCCAGTCAAATGATCCTGTGCTGTAAAAGGCTGCTGGAGCAGCGCTCCCCCCTCATGCAGGGCCTACACATCCGTGTCTCTCACTTCTACTCTGTCATGCAGGACGGGGACCTGTGTCTTCCCTGGGACTGGAAGAGCTGA